The Penaeus monodon isolate SGIC_2016 chromosome 17, NSTDA_Pmon_1, whole genome shotgun sequence genome contains the following window.
AAGGTTACCGTGCCAAGATTGCTTTAGCTGTGTAACAATCTAACATATACACGTTACCTGTCGGAAGATTCTGATTGCTCATGAAGCATCAAGGGAAATAATCATCAAAGGAATGACGGAAGTATTCAGAGATAATAAGCACTTTTGCTTAATATTAAAATTCCCCCAATCAAACAGTGTCCAGAATTAATCAAAAGTAAAAATCTAAATTCTGGACATGAAACCGTCGGCGTTGGGAGCGAGTGAGCGGCGCGCGACGGCGGAGGCGAGGCAGAGGAAAGGAAAGCTGGAAGCGGTGTCTGTGGTCGTTAGCTCCTTCgatagctcagttggtagagcggtGGACTGTAGTTGGTTGTGGAGCAGACATCCATAGGTCACTGGTTCGAATCCGGTTCGAAGGATAATTTTGCCACTGTGTTCACGCCGCCATTGCACCTTGCATGTGCTGATCACATTTCATTTCAACTGCTAAAATGACATACCCGTAATACAAGTAATAAATAACGTGAGTGGCGGAAATGAGTGTAACGAGATATACACAATTCTCCTTCGTTATATGTTGAAAATATCTAGTTATGATGGCATAATAAGAAACGTTTAACCCAGGTCTGTTGCATTAAATATGGTTTGTCTAAAAGTCTGTGCAGCTAGGACATGGCCGCACTCCCGAACAGGACAGTCTTGAGCACGAAACAAGAACGATTGACTTATCATTCTGCAGTATAATTATGTAAAGACAAACACGCACTCGTGGATTAACTGCATGTTTCCGATTCTTAACCATGCAAGCCATTTCGCAGCTAATACGCTTTTCTTCTCTCCCGCGAATTGTTATCAGTGACATATTTCCACTTTTGCGAAGATGCTCTCGAATGAGGAATTTCGTGTTACTGTATTCAAGGATCTTGTGTTAAGATCTCAGGTAATTTGTTGTTTGTCAGGAAATTTACAGTTAACCATGGAAGCTGTTTCATGATGCACAGTTTTCTTTTAGACGGATCCTAAATAAACACATTCCAGTTTGGAAACTGATTTAGATTCACCTGAACAGTAGACAGTAATTGAgtgatgtttatatgtgtgtatgtatatatatgtatatattggtatatatttccTTTAAGCTTTTCAGCATAATTGACCATGAAACTGCAGTGAAATGATTCGCGCTCTGCTATTGCCAACAGGAAACTAAAGCACAGATGTTATTTTTGAGTCTTTATTTGCGCAGTCGACAAAGAAGCAACACCAGCAAGCGGTATCCGCCTTATTTCTGCTTGGCGATGCAATGCTCGTGCTTGCCTCCGTCGCAGCACAGCAGCTGCTGAGACTCGACGCCCGCGTACTGCCAGGCGCCGCCGCACACCTCGTAGTAGCCGTACACCTgcgggagtgagtgaggagtgcgATTAAAAGGGCTTCTCTCCTGTGCAAAGGCCCTTTCTCTCATCGCCACACAGTCATTTCCTCATGCACAGAGAAGCTCTCTCGCTGGGATGGTCTCAAAATTCTCTTAAGTGTGACTAATCAATTTAGTTAATCGCCAGGAAGAGTTTACCTTATGGTTGCTCATCCAGAAGAAGAAGTGGTCTGCCAGGTAGGTGCAGATGTGCTGGCCGACGGTGATCCCGGAGTCGAGCACTAGCCAAAGGTCGCCGTTGTTGCTCATGGTGTTCAGCTTCAAATGTAGAGAAATCAGATTAACTATActgcattttaaaatatctacagacgaaaaaaaatctaaattgaaATGTATTCGAATCCATCATGCGACGCTAACACAAGGGCTTCGCAAACCTCCTTGGTGCAGGAGGTCTTGCACTGCTTGGCGTCGTCTTGGCAAGAGTCGATGGTGACTTCGGGTGCTTCGTACACCATAATCTCTGAGTGCTCGTAGGTGACGAAGGCGGCGCAGCGGCACCAGGGCTCCGTCTGGGCGCTgccgatggaaaaaaaaaaagcagtcttTAGCAAGGAGACGTTGCTATAGGATTCAGTCTTATGTGGAGGCTGAGGTCACAGCAGCAAGGACGCACCCCTAGAGGATTCCCTTGAGCAGTCGTGTCGTCGTGTGCCTCTCCGTTCCTCCCCAGAAACGGCACAGGAGGACCTACCTGACGGCGGCGACGAGGGCGAAGACGAGCAGGAGAACCTTCATGACGGAGGGAGGCGAAGAAGTGACTGCTTTAGGGAGATGTCCGTCCTCTTTTATATTCTTAATAGGTTTTCCTATCAATACTGGCAAAAACGGATCACGATATCTTCACGAAAAaacataacaattagtattagtgACGTCATTCTTGTTCACTTTGCTTCGACAGTTGtagatatggagagaaagagggaatacaCACGCTTAATTGCTAAGTAGAAAATGTCCAAAGAGAATTCAGTTATTTGGCCGTGTCTAGCATGGACGTTAATTACAATGTTCGTTAATTGGGTGTGGCTTGGGAGTGAGACAAAGATAACTTACAGGTTGGTTGATCAGTCTGAAATATTCCAGGGTGTGGAATCCCCTAACACCCTTTCATttacaacaaaatgaaaaatgactGACGTAAATTCAATAAAAACACTCATACCGCCATTGATGCATTCATAATAGGAATACAGCCACGTAAATTCAGATAACATGTATACACAGGCACCCAGAATATCAGTTCACATTTTCTTAATAACTCCGACTAAGGAAGAAAATTTCCGTTTAGTTAGCTGTTTCCTCGTCCTTTGATTCTTACAATTCTTCCGTGTCTGTTTTAGTCAGCGAACCATGACTTCACTCCAGTCGCTACTGTGGGATGCGTGGCGGGAAATGGCAAGAAACACATCGACAAAATACACATTGGACATGCGTTCGTTCGGTGTTGAGTGAATTGACCCTTAGCCATTCCCAGGGACACATTATATGTTGGTTTATCTTTAATCCTTATCCCATCCACGTCATTCATTATTTGTACTACGGGTATGCCATTTTAATAGTTACTAGATAAAATGAAACCCGGTCAACGCCCACCAGGCGCAATGGCGGTGTGAATATAATGGCAAAATTATCCTTCGAACAGGATTCGAACCAGTGACCTATGGATGTCTGCTTCGCAACCAACTACAGTCCaccgctctaccaactgagctatcGAAGGAGCTGACATCATTTGACATCATTTccagctttctcttcctctgcctcgccTCCACCGTCGAGCGCCGCTCACTCGCTCCCAACGGCGACGGTTTCCAGTCCGGGTTAAGAATCATCTGTACTACAGTAAGCAATGTTAGGAGGCATGAACGCTACGCAACAGGTTGTCAGTGGTTGCCCTGCAATCTCTTCATGACAAGTCCTTCTCCTTGTGATAGGTTTTTCACAGTAGCGAGGTTGAAAAAATACAACACATCCCCACAAATGCATTCAGAAATACACcataaatattcaaaatacaaGACGCACATTTGTAAACGGATCAGAACTAAAGTACATGGTAGTGAATTCATACAGTGCACGTAAAGGTGTAACAATAGGTTCTACAGCGCAACGAGTATCCTTACACTGAATTGCAtatgttttttatgaaaaaactaagtatcatgctgtgaccacggcggctcagacatgaacctaccgttaaaagaagaaagaagaagtgcCAAGATACTTTAGCTGTGTAACAATCTAACATATACACGTTACCTGTCGGAAGATTCTGATTGCTCATGAAGCATCAAGGGAAATAATCATCAAAGGAATGACGGAAATATTCAGAGATAAGAAGCACTTGCTTAATATTAAAATTCCCCCAATCAAACAGTGTCCAGAATTAATCAATAGTAAAAATCTAAATTCTGGACATGAAACCGTCGGCGCTGGGAGCGAGTGAGCGGCGCGCGACGGCGGAggcgaggcagaggaagggaaagctgGAAGCGGTGTCTGTAGTTGTTAGCTCCTTCgatagctcagttggtagagcggtGGACTGTAGTTGGTTGTGGAGCAGACATCCATAGGTCACTGGTTCGAATCCGGTTCGAAGGATAATTTTGCCACTGTGTTCACGCCGCCATTGCACCTTGCATGTGCTGATCACATTTCATTTCAACTGCTAAAATGACATACCCGTAATACAAGTAATAAATAACGTGAGTGGCGGAAATGAGTGTAACGAGACATACACATTCCTCCTTCGTTATATGTTGAAAATATCTAGTTATGATGGCATAATAAGAAACGTTTAACCCAGGTCTGTTGCATTAAATATGGTTTGTCTAAAAGTCTGTGCAGCTAGGACATGGCTGCACTCCTGAACAGGACATTCTTGAGCACGAAACAAGAACGATTGACCTATCATTCTGCAGTATACATTATGTAAAGACAAACACGCACTCGTGGATTAACTGCATGTTTCCGATTCTTAACCATGCAAGCCATTTCGCAGCTAATACGCTTTTCTTCTCTCCCGCGACTTGTTATCAGTGACATATTTCCACTTTTGCGAAGATGCTCTCGAATGAGGAATTTCGTGTTACTGTATTCAAGGATCTTGTGTTAAGATCTCAGGTAATTTGTTGTTTGTCAGGAAATTTACAGTTAACCATGGAAGCTGTTTCATGATACATAGTTTTCTTTTAAACGGATCCTAAATAAACACATTCCAGTTTGGAAACTGATTTAGATTCACCTAAACAGTAGACAGTAATTGAgtgatgtttatatgtgtgtatgtatatatatgtatatattggtatatatttccTTTAAGCTTTTCAGCATAATTGACCATGAAACTGCAGTGAAATGATTCGCGCTCTGCTATTGCCAGCAGGAAACTAAAGCACAGATGTTATTTTTGAGTCTTTATTTGCGCAGTCGACAAAGAAGCAACACCGGCAAGCGGTATCCGACTTATTTCTGCTTGGCGATGCAATGCTCGTGCTTGCCTCCGTCGCAGCACAGCAGCTGCTGAGACTCGACGCCCGCGTACTGCCAGGCGCCGCCGCACACCTCGTAGTAGCCGTACACctgtgggagtgagtgaggacCGCGATTAAAAGGGCTTCTCTCCTGCGCAAATCTCATCGCCACACA
Protein-coding sequences here:
- the LOC119583935 gene encoding uncharacterized protein LOC119583935, giving the protein MKVLLLVFALVAAVSAQTEPWCRCAAFVTYEHSEIMVYEAPEVTIDSCQDDAKQCKTSCTKELNTMSNNGDLWLVLDSGITVGQHICTYLADHFFFWMSNHKVYGYYEVCGGAWQYAGVESQQLLCCDGGKHEHCIAKQK